In Populus nigra chromosome 1, ddPopNigr1.1, whole genome shotgun sequence, one genomic interval encodes:
- the LOC133671089 gene encoding uncharacterized protein LOC133671089: protein MEIHSAGNLKQLFWSKGFCCPIAVFEMSTHHGHEELGNLLAQLQGLTSLETLKLSSLLVPDLRSIWKGLVPCNLTTLEVKRCQRVTHVFTNSMIASLIQLKILEISDCEELEQIIAKDNDDENNQILSGSDLQSACFPNLCRLEITACNKLKSLFPVAMASGLKKLRELKVRKSSQLLGVFGQDDHASPVNVEKEMVLPDLQELLLVQLPSISSFSLGCSNFLFPHLKKLEVDGCPKLTTESATTSNDSMSAQLEGFMNLKEIYIGNLEGVQDLMQVGRLVTNKRGGHELSLVSLETLRLNLLPDLRCIWKVLLPSNLTTLKVNDCKRLTHVFTDSMIASLVQLKLLEISACEELEQIVAKDNDDEKDQIFSGSDLQSSCFPNLCRLEITGCNKLKSLFPIAMASGLKKLRKLKVRKSSQLLGVFGQDDHASPANIEKEMVLPDLQELLLVQLPSISSFSLGCSNFLFPHLKKLEVDGCPKLTTESATTSNDSMSAQLEGFMNLKEIYIGNLEGVQDLMQVGRLVTNKRGGHELSLVSLETLRLNLLPDLRCIWKVLLPSNLTTLKVNDCKRLTHVFTDSMIASLVQLKLLEISACEELEQIVAKDNDDEKDQIFSGSDLQSSCFPNLCRLEITGCNKLKSLFPIAMASGLKKLRKLKVRKSSQLLGVFGQDDHASPANIEKEMVLPDLQELLLVQLPSISSFSLGCSNFLFPHLKKLEVDGCPKLTTKFDTTSNGSMSAQSEVSQVAEDASTCCSVPTSTARRWTRRFGWKKEEDEGGHANIV, encoded by the exons ATGGAGATTCATTCAGCTGGCAATTTAAAGCAG CTTTTTTGGTCCAAAGGATTTTGCTGTCCAATTGCCGTCTTTGAAATGTCTACGCATCACGGCCACGAAGAATTGGGTAATTTGTTGGCACAACTACAA GGGCTTACAAGTTTGGAAACATTGAAGTTGTCCTCCCTGCTTGTGCCTGACTTGAGGAGTATATGGAAGGGTCTCGTGCCATGCAATTTGACTACTTTGGAGGTGAAAAGGTGTCAGAGAGTGACACATGTATTCACAAACAGCATGATCGCTAGTCTAATTCAACTGAAAATTCTAGAGATATCAGACTGTGAGGAATTGGAACAAATCATTGCAAaggataatgatgatgaaaataatCAGATATTGTCAGGGAGTGATCTCCAATCAGCATGCTTCCCTAATTTGTGTCGACTTGAGATCACAGCATGCAACAAGTTAAAGAGTCTCTTCCCGGTAGCCATGGCTTCAGGTCTCAAAAAGCTCCGAGAACTTAAAGTAAGGAAATCCTCTCAATTATTGGGAGTATTTGGGCAGGATGATCATGCTTCACCTGTCAATGTTGAGAAGGAGATGGTGCTCCCTGATCTGCAGGAGTTGTTGCTTGTACAATTACCAAGTATTTCCTCCTTCAGTCTCGGATGTTCTAATTTCTTGTTCCCTCATTTGAAGAAGTTGGAGGTGGATGGATGCCCAAAGCTGACCACAGAATCTGCTACTACATCAAATGACTCAATGAGTGCTCAATTAGAG gggtttatgaatttgaaagaaatatatattggaAACTTGGAAGGAGTACAAGATTTAATGCAAGTTGGACGTTTGGTAACTAATAAAAGAGGTGGGCATGAACTTTCACTCGTTAGTTTGGAAACATTACGCTTGAACTTATTGCCAGACTTGAGGTGTATATGGAAGGTTCTCCTGCCGAGCAATTTGACTACTTTGAAGGTGAACGACTGTAAGAGACTGACACATGTATTCACAGACAGCATGATTGCTAGTCTAGTTCAACTGAAACTTCTAGAGATATCAGCTTGTGAGGAATTGGAGCAAATCGTTGCTAaggataatgatgatgaaaaggaTCAGATATTTTCAGGAAGTGATCTCCAATCTTCATGCTTCCCTAATTTGTGTCGACTTGAGATCACAGGATGCAACAAGTTGAAGAGTCTCTTCCCGATAGCCATGGCTTCAGGTCTCAAAAAGCTCCGAAAACTTAAAGTGAGAAAATCCTCTCAATTATTGGGAGTATTTGGGCAGGATGATCATGCTTCACCTGCTAATATTGAGAAGGAGATGGTGCTCCCTGATCTGCAGGAGTTGTTGCTTGTACAATTACCAAGTATTTCCTCCTTCAGTCTCGGATGTTCTAATTTCTTGTTCCCTCATTTGAAGAAGTTGGAGGTGGATGGATGCCCAAAGCTGACCACAGAATCTGCTACTACATCAAATGACTCAATGAGTGCTCAATTAGAG gggtttatgaatttgaaagaaatatatattggaAACTTGGAAGGAGTACAAGATTTAATGCAAGTTGGACGTTTGGTAACTAATAAAAGAGGTGGGCATGAACTTTCACTCGTTAGTTTGGAAACATTACGCTTGAACTTATTGCCAGACTTGAGGTGTATATGGAAGGTTCTCCTGCCGAGCAATTTGACTACTTTGAAGGTGAACGACTGTAAGAGACTGACACATGTATTCACAGACAGCATGATTGCTAGTCTAGTTCAACTGAAACTTCTAGAGATATCAGCTTGTGAGGAATTGGAGCAAATCGTTGCTAaggataatgatgatgaaaaggaTCAGATATTTTCAGGAAGTGATCTCCAATCTTCATGCTTCCCTAATTTGTGTCGACTTGAGATCACAGGATGCAACAAGTTGAAGAGTCTCTTCCCGATAGCCATGGCTTCAGGTCTCAAAAAGCTCCGAAAACTTAAAGTGAGAAAATCCTCTCAATTATTGGGAGTATTTGGGCAGGATGATCATGCTTCACCTGCTAATATTGAGAAGGAGATGGTGCTCCCTGATCTGCAGGAGTTGTTGCTTGTACAATTACCAAGTATTTCCTCCTTTAGTCTCGGATGTTCTAATTTCTTGTTCCCTCATTTGAAGAAGTTGGAGGTGGATGGATGCCCAAAGCTGACCACAAAATTTGATACTACATCAAATGGTTCAATGAGTGCTCAATCAGAG GTATCTCAAGTAGCTGAGGATGCCAGCACTTGTTGCTCCGTGCCAACCAGCACTGCTAGAAGG